A single genomic interval of bacterium harbors:
- a CDS encoding DUF2335 domain-containing protein, giving the protein MSPTSGSGGGLPPERGARVSAAKHESHQGPLPHPDILRLYDGVVPGLAERIVKMAEREQAHRHEMDIRLLRSSNRRYLFGYLSSLLMIAATFGTAVWLLAGGRDISGLVMLVTALATIVGVFIWGRRKAQ; this is encoded by the coding sequence ATGTCTCCGACGTCGGGTTCAGGAGGCGGCTTGCCGCCGGAGCGGGGGGCTCGCGTCTCCGCCGCGAAGCATGAATCGCATCAAGGGCCTCTTCCGCATCCGGACATCCTCCGCTTGTACGACGGCGTCGTTCCGGGACTTGCCGAGCGGATCGTCAAGATGGCCGAGCGAGAGCAGGCGCACCGTCACGAGATGGACATCAGGCTTCTTCGATCGAGCAACAGGCGCTATCTCTTCGGGTACCTCTCGTCGCTGCTCATGATCGCGGCGACGTTCGGCACGGCGGTGTGGCTTCTCGCCGGGGGGCGAGATATTTCCGGTCTCGTGATGCTCGTCACGGCTTTGGCCACGATCGTCGGCGTCTTCATCTGGGGCCGGCGAAAGGCCCAGTAG